The segment AAGCGCGGATGCGGGCCTTGCGCTCTCCCCAATCGAAAATTGGTATGTCGAAGGAAACCGAAACCTGACGGTCTTTATCCGGATTGTTGTAAACCTGATCGAAACGGCTGTTTACCCCGATAAAGCCGTAGGTGAGATCGATGCTGCCTTTAAACTCGTTGAGCGCCATGGTCTGGATGAGATCGTGGTAAGCGCTCTGAATAGAGATCTCGCGCTGCCGTAATTCCAGGCGATTGGCAAGGCCGTGGCGAATTGCCTTGTCCAGATCCACCTTGACCGGCTGATGATCCACATCGCCGATCACCGATATAGAGTCGGTCACCGGAATGCCGATCTGTTTCTTAAAGGCGTCGAGCGAATTGTCGAGCTGGACGCGGTTGTTCATCATGGTGGACTCACTGTTCAGTAGGTTGAGCTCCGCCTGGTAAAGCTCTTCGCGCGCTGCCAAACCGGCATCGACTTTGTTTTTGATGATCTGATAAGACGCTTGGGTGTTGGCAAATTCTTCCTGAGAGATAGCATAATTCAGACGGTTGCGGTAGACTTCGTAAAAGCTGCTGCTGACGTCATATTCCAGCTGTAATCGGCGCAATGCATAATTGATGCTCGAATTTTCGAGATCGAGCTGCAGTCTCTCCATCTCCTGTTTGGTGCGATTATAAGTAAAGATCGGTTGTTGATAATTGAGATAGAGGTTATTGCTGTAAGTTCGGCTGCGGTTATTGGTCACCTCGCTCCATGCGTCCAGGTACTGCAGTCGATTGATCAAATTGAAAGTACCGTCGGTCCATAGGATCGGCTGGCTGATGCGCAGATCGGCAGAGCTGCTTTTGTTTTCACTGCCGTACCAATTGTTTGTGCGACGATCGAATCGCCGATCGAGAGAGTAGGAAAAGGGGTTGACCGAGAGTGCAAAGTGCGTTTTGAGCGCAGCGCGCTGCGCCATAAGCGATTGGCTGCTGCGTTCCAGACTCAACCTCGCCTGTCGCACTTGCGGACTATTCTCCATAGCGATCTGCAGCGCATCCTGAAGCGTAAGAGCTCGTTCCTGAGCAACCGAAATCGCGGCGGCAAAGAAAAGGAGCGGCAGCAACTTTTTCATATTTCCGTACCTCATCTGCAGTGCTTATCGTTTAGCCCATTTTACGGCGTCGGCAATGACAATGCGTCCTTTGGATTGATTGGTCAGTTCCACTTTGGCAGGTCCGGCGGAAAAGTAATAGGACCCGAGACTCGTCCATCCTTGCGCGGATTGGGCGTCAACCTGCACCTGTTCAGCTCCATCATCGTGGCGGACGATGAAATGATGATCCTGGACGAAATCCTGGCCGCGTCCCATAGGCCCGCGCATACGAATCGGCGCCACATGAGCATAGACGGTGTAATTACCCGCCTCGGGCAGCTCAGCAACCCATTCGACCTTTTGCGAGCCGTCTCCGGCCTTGACAAAGTGAGCGGAAAGCACCATCTCGCCGTAAAAGTCCGAGTTGATGGTCTTGGTCCAATAATCGGGAATCTGCCAAGGCCGCATGGGCTGATATTCTTCCTCTTCCTCCGCTCGAATTCTAAAGAGCTTTTGCAGCGGGATGGTTTTGCGCGGAGTAAGAATGTGAAAGCCCGAATCTTCATTGTCGACGATCCATTCCGTATCGGAGGTGCTCTTTGGAATCTGCGGCAGGATCTTTTCACCGACTTCAGGCATCGCCTT is part of the candidate division KSB1 bacterium genome and harbors:
- a CDS encoding TolC family protein, with amino-acid sequence MKKLLPLLFFAAAISVAQERALTLQDALQIAMENSPQVRQARLSLERSSQSLMAQRAALKTHFALSVNPFSYSLDRRFDRRTNNWYGSENKSSSADLRISQPILWTDGTFNLINRLQYLDAWSEVTNNRSRTYSNNLYLNYQQPIFTYNRTKQEMERLQLDLENSSINYALRRLQLEYDVSSSFYEVYRNRLNYAISQEEFANTQASYQIIKNKVDAGLAAREELYQAELNLLNSESTMMNNRVQLDNSLDAFKKQIGIPVTDSISVIGDVDHQPVKVDLDKAIRHGLANRLELRQREISIQSAYHDLIQTMALNEFKGSIDLTYGFIGVNSRFDQVYNNPDKDRQVSVSFDIPIFDWGERKARIRASQASIEAAKVSQQETEDDIIISIRRAYRQLLNLEKQIEIARQNVRNAELTYDINLERYKNGDLTGMDLNLYQTQLSNAKIQLTDSIINYKLALLNLKIQSLYDFERDQPVIVEIVRDRD